One part of the Arabidopsis thaliana chromosome 4, partial sequence genome encodes these proteins:
- a CDS encoding Transducin/WD40 repeat-like superfamily protein produces the protein MILQKQDLLRRLGLDKKLDKHKGCVNTVSFNADGDILLSGSDDRQVILWDWQTASVKLSFDSGHFNNIFQAKFMPFSDDRTIVTSAADKQVRYSKILESGQVETSLLGKHQGPVHKLAVEPGSPFSFYTCGEDGAVKHFDLRTRVATNLFTCKEAKFNLVVYLHAIAVDPRNPGLLAVAGMDEYARVYDIRSYRSEGWYNFTQPIDHFCPGHLIGDDHVGITGLAFSDQSELLASYSDEFIYLFTPDMGLGPTPYPSSTKTEERMTPQVYKEHTNRETVKGVNFFGPKCEYVVSGSDCGRIFIWRKKDGELLRAMEADRHVVNCIESHPHMPLMCSSGIDTDIKIWTPGGTEKPLSPGNAKQASGFGNPRWFDGYYVDDDDDSDDESSEESSDDDDSSEEEENGEVDVEITKDDDNDHGDDDDDDDEDDDGDGDGDEG, from the exons ATGATTTTACAAAAGCAGGATCTATTGCGGCGTCTTGGACTTGACAAGAAGCTTGATAAGCATAAGGGATGTGTAAACACAGTGAGTTTCAATGCTGATGGAGATATCTTGCTTTCTGGTTCTGATGACAGACAAGTTATTCTTTGGGATTGGCAGACTGCTTCTGTCAAACTCTCCTTCGATTCCGGCCACTTCAATAATATTTTCCAAGCCAAATTTATGCCTTTCTCTGACGATCGTACCATTGTCACATCTGCTGCTGATAAGCAG GTCCGCTATTCCAAGATTCTTGAATCTGGACAGGTAGAGACTTCTTTGTTGGGTAAGCATCAAGGACCCGTCCACAAATTGGCTGTTGAGCCTGGAAGTCCTTTCTCATTCTATACTTGTGGTGAGGATGGGGCTGTCAAGCAT TTTGATCTTAGGACTCGGGTGGCTACAAATCTTTTCACTTGTAAAGAAGCAAAGTTCAATTTAGTTGTCTACTTGCATGCAATTGCAGTTGATCCTAGGAACCCTGGTCTTCTTGCCGTGGCTGGAATGGATGAGTATGCTCGTGTCTATGATATTCGTAGCTATCGCTCCGAGGGTTGGTATAATTTTACCCAACCCATAGACCACTTTTGTCCTGGCCATTTGATTGGAGATGACCATGTAGGAATAACAGGTCTGGCTTTCTCGGATCAAAGTGAGCTCCTTGCTTCGTATAGTGACGAGTTCATCTATCTTTTCACCCCTGATATGGGGCTTGGCCCAACCCCATATCCATCTTCAACTAAGACTGAGGAGAGGATGACGCCTCAGGTTTATAAAGAGCACACGAACCGTGAAACAGTCAAAGGTGTCAACTTTTTTGGACCCAAGTGTGAGTATGTGGTAAGTGGTTCTGACTGCGGCCGAATATTCATCTGGAGGAAGAAAGACGGAGAGCTTCTCCGTGCCATGGAAGCAGACAGACATGTTGTCAATTGTATAGAGTCTCATCCTCACATGCCACTGATGTGTAGCAGTGGAATAGATACTGATATCAAAATATGGACTCCTGGAGGAACCGAGAAACCTCTGTCGCCAGGAAATGCGAAACAG GCTTCGGGTTTTGGTAACCCACGATGGTTCGACGGATATTATGtggatgacgatgatgattcTGACGATGAATCTAGTGAAGAGAgttcagatgatgatgatagttcggaagaggaggagaatgGTGAAGTTGATGTTGAGATTACGAaggatgatgataatgatcatggggatgatgatgatgatgatgatgaggatgatgatgggGATGGGGATGGGGATGAGGGATGA
- a CDS encoding Transducin/WD40 repeat-like superfamily protein (Transducin/WD40 repeat-like superfamily protein; CONTAINS InterPro DOMAIN/s: WD40 repeat 2 (InterPro:IPR019782), WD40 repeat-like-containing domain (InterPro:IPR011046), WD40-repeat-containing domain (InterPro:IPR017986), WD40/YVTN repeat-like-containing domain (InterPro:IPR015943), WD40 repeat (InterPro:IPR001680), WD40 repeat, subgroup (InterPro:IPR019781); BEST Arabidopsis thaliana protein match is: Transducin/WD40 repeat-like superfamily protein (TAIR:AT4G35140.1); Has 30201 Blast hits to 17322 proteins in 780 species: Archae - 12; Bacteria - 1396; Metazoa - 17338; Fungi - 3422; Plants - 5037; Viruses - 0; Other Eukaryotes - 2996 (source: NCBI BLink).): MSGRPAKRPRTDHSVVNVWERELGLLPNRSFSNRFSASEDLLRRLGLDKKLDKHKGCVNTVSFNADGDILLSGSDDRQVILWDWQTASVKLSFDSGHFNNIFQAKFMPFSDDRTIVTSAADKQVRYSKILESGQVETSLLGKHQGPVHKLAVEPGSPFSFYTCGEDGAVKHFDLRTRVATNLFTCKEAKFNLVVYLHAIAVDPRNPGLLAVAGMDEYARVYDIRSYRSEGWYNFTQPIDHFCPGHLIGDDHVGITGLAFSDQSELLASYSDEFIYLFTPDMGLGPTPYPSSTKTEERMTPQVYKEHTNRETVKGVNFFGPKCEYVVSGSDCGRIFIWRKKDGELLRAMEADRHVVNCIESHPHMPLMCSSGIDTDIKIWTPGGTEKPLSPGNAKQASGFGNPRWFDGYYVDDDDDSDDESSEESSDDDDSSEEEENGEVDVEITKDDDNDHGDDDDDDDEDDDGDGDGDEG, from the exons ATGAGTGGAAGGCCGGCGAAAAGGCCGAGGACCGACCATTCCGTCGTGAATGTCTGGGAAAGGGAGCTGGGTCTCTTACCCAATCGCAGTTTCTCAAACCGTTTTTCAGCATCCGAG GATCTATTGCGGCGTCTTGGACTTGACAAGAAGCTTGATAAGCATAAGGGATGTGTAAACACAGTGAGTTTCAATGCTGATGGAGATATCTTGCTTTCTGGTTCTGATGACAGACAAGTTATTCTTTGGGATTGGCAGACTGCTTCTGTCAAACTCTCCTTCGATTCCGGCCACTTCAATAATATTTTCCAAGCCAAATTTATGCCTTTCTCTGACGATCGTACCATTGTCACATCTGCTGCTGATAAGCAG GTCCGCTATTCCAAGATTCTTGAATCTGGACAGGTAGAGACTTCTTTGTTGGGTAAGCATCAAGGACCCGTCCACAAATTGGCTGTTGAGCCTGGAAGTCCTTTCTCATTCTATACTTGTGGTGAGGATGGGGCTGTCAAGCAT TTTGATCTTAGGACTCGGGTGGCTACAAATCTTTTCACTTGTAAAGAAGCAAAGTTCAATTTAGTTGTCTACTTGCATGCAATTGCAGTTGATCCTAGGAACCCTGGTCTTCTTGCCGTGGCTGGAATGGATGAGTATGCTCGTGTCTATGATATTCGTAGCTATCGCTCCGAGGGTTGGTATAATTTTACCCAACCCATAGACCACTTTTGTCCTGGCCATTTGATTGGAGATGACCATGTAGGAATAACAGGTCTGGCTTTCTCGGATCAAAGTGAGCTCCTTGCTTCGTATAGTGACGAGTTCATCTATCTTTTCACCCCTGATATGGGGCTTGGCCCAACCCCATATCCATCTTCAACTAAGACTGAGGAGAGGATGACGCCTCAGGTTTATAAAGAGCACACGAACCGTGAAACAGTCAAAGGTGTCAACTTTTTTGGACCCAAGTGTGAGTATGTGGTAAGTGGTTCTGACTGCGGCCGAATATTCATCTGGAGGAAGAAAGACGGAGAGCTTCTCCGTGCCATGGAAGCAGACAGACATGTTGTCAATTGTATAGAGTCTCATCCTCACATGCCACTGATGTGTAGCAGTGGAATAGATACTGATATCAAAATATGGACTCCTGGAGGAACCGAGAAACCTCTGTCGCCAGGAAATGCGAAACAG GCTTCGGGTTTTGGTAACCCACGATGGTTCGACGGATATTATGtggatgacgatgatgattcTGACGATGAATCTAGTGAAGAGAgttcagatgatgatgatagttcggaagaggaggagaatgGTGAAGTTGATGTTGAGATTACGAaggatgatgataatgatcatggggatgatgatgatgatgatgatgaggatgatgatgggGATGGGGATGGGGATGAGGGATGA